From the genome of Hyperolius riggenbachi isolate aHypRig1 chromosome 9, aHypRig1.pri, whole genome shotgun sequence, one region includes:
- the ERG28 gene encoding ergosterol biosynthetic protein 28 homolog: protein MSRFLAVLRSWLMMVSIIAAGNTLQSFRDHSFLCDKLYTGTPSQVNGLQARTFGIWTLLSSVIRCACAIDIRNKTLYHVTLWTFVLALIHFLSEVWIYHTAQMTIGVMAPLMVSSFSILGMLIGFQYIEEQLTTSSKKRN, encoded by the exons ATGAGTCGCTTTCTGGCAGTGCTGCGCAGTTGGCTGATGATGGTGTCtattatcgctgctgggaacactcTGCAGAGCTTCCGAGATCACAGCTTCCTGTGCGACAAGCTCTATACCGGGACGCCGAGCCAAG TAAATGGACTGCAGGCTCGCACCTTCGGCATCTGGACTCTACTGTCCTCAGTGATACGCTGTGCATGTGCCATTGATATCCGGAACAAAAC ACTGTACCACGTCACCCTGTGGACATTTGTTTTGGCACTGATTCATTTCCTCTCTGAGGTGTGGATCTACCACACGGCCCAGATGACCATTGGAGTGATGGCACCGCTTATGGTTTCAA GCTTCTCCATATTGGGCATGCTGATCGGATTTCAGTATATAGAGGAACAGCTCACCACTTCCAGTAAGAAGAGGAACTGA